A single window of Jiangella alkaliphila DNA harbors:
- a CDS encoding SDR family NAD(P)-dependent oxidoreductase produces MTMLQQHPIGTGFGAKSTATEVLAGVDLTGRLGIVTGGYSGIGLETTRALATAGAHVVVPARRPDRAVEALAGVDGVEVDELDLGDLDSVHGFAERFLASGRGVDLMIDSAGIMACPETRVGPGWEAQFATNHLGHFALVNRLWPALAGGDGARVVSVSSRGHHRSPVRWDDVQFETGYDKWVAYGQAKTANVLFAVHLDALGQDAGVRAFALHPGGILTPLQRHLPKEEMVGFGWIDEDGNGLLDTFKTPEQGAATQVFAATSPQLAGLGGLYLEDCDVAGPASGEGADATGVKDYAVDPDQAARLWALSASLTGVDAFASTR; encoded by the coding sequence ATGACGATGCTTCAGCAACACCCGATCGGCACCGGGTTCGGCGCCAAGTCCACCGCCACCGAGGTCCTGGCCGGCGTCGATCTCACCGGCCGGCTCGGGATCGTGACGGGCGGCTACTCCGGCATCGGCCTGGAGACCACCCGCGCCCTCGCCACCGCCGGCGCGCACGTCGTCGTCCCGGCGCGGCGGCCGGACCGGGCCGTCGAGGCGCTGGCCGGCGTGGACGGCGTCGAGGTGGACGAGCTGGACCTGGGCGACCTCGATAGTGTCCACGGCTTCGCCGAGCGGTTCCTCGCCTCCGGCCGCGGCGTCGACCTGATGATCGACAGCGCCGGCATCATGGCCTGCCCCGAGACGCGCGTCGGGCCGGGCTGGGAGGCGCAGTTCGCGACCAACCACCTCGGGCACTTCGCGCTGGTCAACCGGCTCTGGCCCGCCCTGGCCGGCGGCGACGGCGCCCGCGTCGTGTCCGTCTCCTCCCGCGGCCACCACCGCTCCCCCGTCCGCTGGGACGACGTCCAGTTCGAGACCGGCTACGACAAGTGGGTCGCCTACGGCCAGGCGAAGACCGCGAACGTGCTGTTCGCCGTGCACCTGGACGCGCTCGGGCAGGACGCAGGCGTGCGGGCGTTCGCGCTGCACCCGGGCGGCATTCTGACGCCGCTGCAGCGGCACCTGCCGAAGGAGGAGATGGTCGGGTTCGGCTGGATCGACGAGGACGGCAACGGGCTGCTCGACACCTTCAAGACGCCGGAGCAGGGCGCCGCGACGCAGGTCTTCGCCGCGACGTCGCCGCAGCTGGCCGGGCTGGGCGGCCTCTACCTCGAGGACTGCGACGTCGCCGGCCCCGCGTCCGGCGAGGGCGCCGACGCCACCGGCGTCAAGGACTACGCCGTCGACCCGGACCAGGCGGCCCGCCTGTGGGCGCTCTCGGCCTCCCTCACCGGCGTCGACGCCTTCGCGTCTACCCGCTGA
- a CDS encoding DNA glycosylase AlkZ-like family protein, with product MVTRAQVLAYRAAVSGLSGTGSVLLTGVQDHPTGATARLATALRGAADGDAVLVHSVRAATHLHRSGDLGLLAAALRVDDGAELAQQAIGRFGAEIGSGFGAAVDEVAAVMRDVMAGGVARTKGELSGAVSPRVDARLAPWCQGCGVHHVQDALFRYATLQTGLVIEVESPKVFRFRASGGGGAGADDVDAARAELVRRFVHAAGPVRPTHLATWLSLAPAAAKRWWALAEPDLTDVEADGRRGSILAADAPSFDDPPAPDELRLLGSYDPLTELADRELLVPDPAARRQVWAATANPGIVLWDGEIAGTWRRRTGRGRLTLTATAFDGLPPAWADHESVRADADVIGRFFGVEEVEVATAG from the coding sequence ATGGTCACGCGTGCGCAGGTACTCGCCTACCGGGCCGCGGTCAGCGGGCTGTCCGGGACGGGATCCGTGCTGCTCACCGGCGTCCAGGACCATCCGACGGGCGCCACGGCGCGGCTCGCGACGGCGTTGCGCGGCGCCGCGGACGGCGACGCCGTACTGGTGCATTCGGTGCGGGCCGCCACGCATCTGCACCGATCGGGTGATCTCGGGCTGCTGGCCGCCGCCCTACGCGTCGACGACGGCGCGGAGCTGGCCCAGCAGGCGATCGGCCGGTTCGGCGCCGAGATCGGGTCCGGCTTCGGCGCGGCCGTCGACGAGGTCGCCGCCGTCATGCGCGACGTCATGGCCGGCGGGGTCGCGCGCACCAAGGGCGAGCTGTCCGGCGCCGTCTCGCCCCGCGTCGATGCTCGGCTGGCGCCGTGGTGTCAGGGCTGCGGGGTGCACCACGTGCAGGACGCGCTGTTCCGGTACGCGACGCTGCAGACTGGGCTCGTCATCGAGGTCGAGTCGCCGAAGGTGTTCCGCTTCCGCGCCTCAGGTGGTGGCGGGGCCGGTGCGGACGACGTCGACGCGGCGCGGGCCGAGCTCGTCCGCCGGTTCGTCCACGCCGCCGGGCCCGTGCGGCCGACGCACCTGGCCACGTGGCTGTCCCTCGCGCCGGCCGCGGCGAAGCGCTGGTGGGCGCTGGCCGAGCCCGACCTCACCGACGTCGAGGCCGACGGCCGCCGCGGCTCGATCCTCGCGGCCGACGCGCCGTCGTTCGACGATCCGCCGGCGCCCGACGAGCTGCGGCTGCTCGGCTCGTACGATCCGCTCACCGAGCTGGCCGACCGCGAGTTGCTGGTGCCCGACCCCGCGGCACGTCGCCAGGTCTGGGCGGCGACGGCCAACCCCGGCATCGTCCTGTGGGACGGCGAGATCGCCGGCACCTGGCGCCGGCGCACCGGCCGCGGCCGCCTCACCCTCACCGCCACCGCGTTCGACGGCCTGCCGCCCGCCTGGGCCGACCACGAGTCCGTCCGCGCCGACGCCGACGTCATCGGGCGGTTCTTCGGCGTCGAAGAGGTCGAGGTCGCGACGGCAGGCTGA
- a CDS encoding endonuclease/exonuclease/phosphatase family protein, with the protein MADAIVLRVLTCNVWNLDGEPDRQYRLREGILALRPDVVALQEVVRTHAEDQLAMLFSGTGFHLAHQFESPETAPADRIHGVALASRWRPTRVDALALPQGAHEGGIRSALAATIALPNGLDILVMVVKPSWELDGEAMRVQQAQAIAEFEAKLRAGAPSIIAGDFDATPDADSLRYLTGRAVVDGTSVYYSDAWAVAGDGGPGHTWTAGNPLAAPLVDLLIGQPSHARRIDYILVGSRLNHRGTVARVLSCQVVLTDPPVSDHFGVLAEIAVEP; encoded by the coding sequence ATGGCGGATGCAATCGTGCTGCGCGTCCTGACCTGCAACGTGTGGAACCTCGACGGCGAGCCGGACCGGCAGTATCGCTTGCGCGAGGGAATCCTGGCGCTGCGACCCGACGTGGTCGCGCTGCAGGAGGTCGTGCGCACACACGCCGAGGATCAGCTCGCCATGCTCTTCTCCGGGACCGGCTTCCACCTGGCGCACCAGTTCGAGTCACCGGAGACGGCTCCGGCTGACAGGATCCATGGCGTTGCGCTGGCCTCCCGCTGGAGACCCACCCGAGTCGACGCCCTCGCACTGCCGCAGGGCGCGCACGAAGGCGGCATCAGGTCCGCCCTCGCCGCGACCATCGCCTTGCCGAACGGGCTCGACATCCTCGTCATGGTGGTCAAGCCGTCGTGGGAGCTCGACGGGGAAGCGATGCGGGTGCAGCAGGCACAGGCGATCGCCGAGTTCGAGGCGAAGCTGCGCGCCGGCGCTCCGTCGATCATCGCGGGCGACTTCGACGCCACGCCCGACGCCGACAGTCTGCGGTACCTGACCGGCCGGGCAGTCGTCGACGGGACCAGCGTGTACTACAGCGACGCGTGGGCCGTCGCCGGCGACGGCGGGCCGGGCCACACGTGGACCGCCGGCAACCCGCTGGCGGCGCCGCTCGTCGACCTGCTCATCGGGCAGCCGTCGCATGCCCGCCGCATCGACTACATCCTCGTGGGCTCCCGGCTGAACCACCGGGGCACGGTGGCCCGGGTGCTCAGTTGCCAGGTCGTCCTGACCGACCCCCCGGTGAGCGATCATTTCGGAGTGCTGGCGGAAATCGCCGTCGAACCCTGA
- a CDS encoding aspartate aminotransferase family protein: MHSNVRLAGQRIFFESADGPWLHSVDGDDYVDYLLGQGPNFLGHAPEPVVRAVHEASRKGVIFGGQHELEIEASELVCSTLRWPDMVRFCVSGTEAVQAAFRLARAVTGRTKIVRFEGHYHGWLDNVLTAPGDDGWGVASAGQLPSHLDDFVVLPWNDADRVAAALADDGERIAAVVMEPVMINAGVIEPLPGYLERVRELCTSHGVVLIFDEVLSGFRLGLDGAAGHYGVTPDLATYAKALAAGWPVAALAGRAELMERFGTGEVNHSGTFNGSVVATAAVKASLELLRADPPYAAIEEHGTALMAGIRELGQTYGVPLRAAGLPAAFHVSFGDADVVDYRTLQQLDLARYEDLAEALVDNGVWVAPRGVWYVSAAHGAVELDAALTRFGKALTEWT, from the coding sequence GTGCACTCCAACGTCCGGCTGGCCGGGCAGCGGATCTTCTTCGAGAGCGCCGACGGGCCGTGGCTGCACAGCGTCGACGGCGACGACTACGTCGACTACCTGCTCGGGCAGGGCCCGAACTTCCTCGGTCACGCACCCGAACCGGTGGTGCGCGCCGTCCACGAGGCCAGCCGCAAGGGGGTGATCTTCGGCGGCCAGCACGAGCTGGAGATCGAGGCCTCCGAGCTGGTGTGCTCCACGCTGCGCTGGCCCGACATGGTGCGGTTCTGCGTTTCCGGCACGGAGGCCGTGCAGGCGGCGTTCCGGCTGGCCAGGGCGGTCACCGGCCGCACGAAGATCGTCCGGTTCGAGGGCCACTACCACGGCTGGCTCGACAACGTCCTGACGGCGCCCGGCGACGACGGCTGGGGCGTGGCCAGCGCGGGGCAGCTGCCCAGCCACCTCGACGACTTCGTGGTGCTGCCGTGGAACGACGCCGACCGGGTGGCCGCGGCGCTGGCCGACGACGGCGAGCGGATCGCCGCCGTCGTCATGGAACCGGTCATGATCAACGCCGGGGTCATCGAGCCGCTGCCCGGCTACCTCGAGCGCGTGCGCGAGCTGTGCACGTCGCACGGCGTGGTGCTGATCTTCGACGAGGTGCTGTCCGGGTTCCGGCTGGGCCTCGACGGCGCGGCCGGCCACTACGGCGTCACGCCCGACCTCGCCACGTACGCGAAGGCGCTGGCCGCCGGGTGGCCGGTGGCGGCGCTGGCCGGCCGGGCCGAGCTGATGGAGCGCTTCGGCACCGGCGAGGTGAACCACTCCGGCACGTTCAACGGGTCGGTGGTCGCGACCGCCGCGGTCAAGGCCAGTCTGGAGCTGCTGCGCGCCGACCCGCCCTACGCCGCCATCGAGGAGCACGGCACCGCGCTGATGGCCGGCATCCGCGAGCTCGGCCAGACCTACGGCGTCCCGTTGCGCGCCGCCGGCCTGCCTGCCGCGTTCCACGTCTCGTTCGGCGACGCCGACGTCGTCGACTACCGCACGCTGCAGCAGCTGGACCTCGCCCGCTACGAGGACCTCGCGGAGGCACTGGTCGACAACGGCGTCTGGGTCGCGCCGCGCGGCGTCTGGTATGTCTCCGCGGCACACGGTGCGGTCGAGCTGGACGCCGCCCTGACCCGGTTCGGCAAGGCCCTGACGGAGTGGACATGA
- a CDS encoding helix-turn-helix transcriptional regulator, which translates to MPQPPDDERRALSAFGTRVRELRRELGLSQEDLADRANLHRTYVGSIERGERNVALLNIHRLARALGVTARDLL; encoded by the coding sequence GTGCCCCAGCCTCCCGACGATGAGCGTCGCGCCCTCAGCGCGTTCGGCACTCGCGTCCGGGAGCTCCGTCGTGAGCTGGGCCTCAGTCAGGAGGACCTCGCCGATCGCGCCAACCTCCACCGCACCTACGTCGGCTCGATCGAGCGCGGCGAGCGCAACGTGGCACTGCTGAACATCCATCGGCTCGCCCGTGCGCTGGGAGTGACCGCCCGCGATCTGCTCTGA
- a CDS encoding helix-turn-helix domain-containing protein has protein sequence MPAHDDVKARKAEFLMAFGETARARRGALGLTQRQLDARMGYRGKFSGGVERGARNLTLDNLYLLAAALETDPGDLLTGT, from the coding sequence ATGCCCGCACACGACGACGTCAAGGCTCGCAAGGCCGAGTTCCTGATGGCCTTCGGCGAGACGGCGCGCGCCCGCCGCGGGGCGCTCGGACTGACGCAGCGGCAATTGGACGCCCGCATGGGCTATCGCGGCAAGTTCTCCGGCGGGGTCGAGCGCGGCGCCCGCAACCTCACGCTGGACAACCTCTATCTCCTGGCCGCGGCCCTCGAGACCGACCCAGGGGACCTGCTGACCGGGACGTGA
- a CDS encoding RidA family protein has protein sequence MTSAPVETELFRPFVRAGDFVFVSGQASIDPQGRLVRGTFEQEMRRSIENVRAVLAVAGLTLMDVVKVGSYVQDAADLPEYNRLYMEYFAALRPARTTITRCLPETVKFEMDVVAYREYTPSLRSEG, from the coding sequence ATGACCAGCGCACCTGTAGAGACCGAGCTGTTCCGGCCGTTCGTCCGGGCCGGTGACTTCGTCTTCGTGTCCGGCCAGGCGTCCATCGACCCGCAAGGACGGCTGGTCAGGGGCACGTTCGAGCAGGAGATGCGCCGCTCGATCGAGAATGTCCGGGCGGTCCTGGCGGTGGCCGGCCTCACGCTGATGGACGTCGTGAAGGTCGGCTCGTACGTCCAGGACGCCGCCGACCTGCCCGAGTACAACCGCCTGTACATGGAGTACTTCGCGGCGCTGCGCCCGGCTCGTACGACGATCACCCGGTGCCTGCCCGAGACCGTCAAGTTCGAGATGGACGTGGTCGCCTACCGCGAGTACACACCGAGCCTGCGTTCGGAGGGCTGA
- a CDS encoding helix-turn-helix domain-containing protein yields the protein MSTTEEYARGLREAFAARLQQLRDAAEPELSQEALAIAAGLDRSYVGMLERAERTPSIFVVHLLAGALGRPASDLLPDHPLPVLPAVPD from the coding sequence GTGTCCACGACCGAGGAGTACGCCCGCGGCCTGCGTGAGGCGTTCGCCGCCCGGCTGCAGCAACTGCGCGACGCCGCCGAGCCGGAGTTGAGCCAGGAGGCGCTGGCCATCGCCGCCGGGCTGGATCGCTCGTACGTCGGGATGCTCGAGCGCGCCGAGCGTACCCCGTCGATCTTCGTCGTGCACCTGCTGGCAGGGGCGTTGGGGCGGCCGGCCAGCGATCTGCTGCCCGATCACCCGCTTCCCGTTCTGCCCGCTGTGCCGGATTAG
- a CDS encoding gamma-glutamyl-gamma-aminobutyrate hydrolase family protein (Members of this family of hydrolases with an active site Cys residue belong to MEROPS family C26.): MRWPAFLATCGLVGVPLPLDPELAEQTMDRAGCAGVVLTGGDDLHAYGGPGPARDLLERHLLERAVAREQPLIGVCRGMLMMAHTYGAELRRVEGHVATWHRLDGDGGRLVNSYHHWAVLDPPPAFAVLARHGRVAESVRHVSAPLTGLMWHPERCDPFDPADVELFARTFGAAP; this comes from the coding sequence GTGCGGTGGCCGGCGTTCCTCGCCACCTGCGGGCTCGTGGGCGTCCCGCTGCCACTGGACCCCGAGCTGGCCGAACAGACGATGGACCGCGCCGGCTGCGCGGGCGTCGTCCTGACCGGTGGCGACGACCTCCACGCGTACGGAGGGCCAGGCCCGGCCCGGGACCTGCTCGAGCGACACCTCCTCGAACGGGCCGTCGCACGGGAGCAGCCGCTGATCGGGGTGTGCCGGGGAATGCTGATGATGGCGCACACGTACGGCGCCGAGCTGCGCCGCGTCGAGGGCCATGTCGCGACCTGGCACCGGCTGGACGGCGACGGCGGCCGGCTGGTCAACAGCTATCACCACTGGGCCGTCCTCGACCCGCCGCCGGCGTTCGCCGTCCTCGCCCGGCACGGCCGCGTCGCGGAGTCCGTCCGGCACGTGTCGGCGCCGCTGACCGGGCTGATGTGGCACCCCGAGCGATGCGACCCCTTCGACCCGGCGGACGTCGAGCTGTTCGCGCGGACGTTCGGCGCGGCGCCATGA
- a CDS encoding IclR family transcriptional regulator: MPRKRRPGGDDTHGQVDDIDDEHAVAKIDINNAPDPATATPAQAKKYLNRSVERVVSMLNELQEATVPMSLVDIHRAIDMPKATAFRYLWTLQKHRYVERNADGLYVLGLGFVGMQSRDLDVLKERARPWLERLRDDTGETTNLGVLDGNSVRYVEVSESIRTVRMSSPPGSRDPLYCTALGKAIAAQLPESQVRELLAQVEMTPRTARTVTTVDGYLAQLATVRARGFAIDDGENEEDGRCVAVALLGTRLPAALSVSGPASRFSTREAAAVAKSLIDVAERLQPAPHE, translated from the coding sequence ATGCCACGCAAACGGCGGCCGGGCGGAGACGACACGCACGGCCAGGTCGACGACATCGACGACGAACACGCCGTCGCCAAGATCGACATCAACAACGCGCCCGATCCGGCAACCGCCACGCCCGCGCAGGCGAAGAAGTACCTGAACCGCTCGGTCGAGCGGGTCGTCTCCATGCTCAACGAGCTGCAGGAGGCGACCGTGCCGATGTCGCTCGTCGACATCCACCGGGCCATCGACATGCCGAAGGCCACCGCGTTCCGGTACCTCTGGACGCTGCAGAAGCACCGTTACGTCGAACGGAACGCCGACGGCCTCTACGTTCTCGGCCTCGGCTTCGTGGGCATGCAGTCGCGCGACCTCGACGTCCTCAAGGAACGCGCGCGGCCATGGCTCGAGCGGCTCCGCGACGACACCGGCGAGACCACCAACCTCGGCGTCCTCGACGGCAACTCGGTCCGCTACGTGGAGGTCTCCGAGAGCATCCGCACGGTCCGGATGTCCAGCCCGCCCGGCAGCCGCGACCCGCTGTACTGCACGGCGCTCGGCAAGGCCATCGCGGCCCAGCTGCCCGAGAGCCAGGTGCGTGAGCTGCTGGCCCAGGTCGAGATGACGCCGCGCACGGCCCGCACCGTCACCACCGTCGACGGCTACCTGGCACAGCTGGCCACCGTGCGTGCGCGCGGGTTCGCCATCGACGACGGCGAGAACGAAGAGGACGGCCGCTGCGTGGCCGTGGCGCTGCTCGGGACGCGTCTACCCGCGGCGCTCAGCGTCAGTGGTCCGGCCAGCCGATTCAGCACCAGAGAGGCCGCGGCCGTCGCGAAGTCGCTGATCGACGTCGCCGAACGGCTCCAGCCGGCCCCACACGAGTAG
- a CDS encoding DUF3145 domain-containing protein, with product MTTRGVLYVHAATSALCPHIEWAVAGALGVRVKLDWSAQPAAPGMYRAELSWQGASGTGAKIASALRGWMHLRFEVTEEPSLGCEGARYSYTPELGVFHAVTGVHGDIMIPEDRIKAAVVKASLGEVDLEEELRRLLGAPWDEELEPFRYAGDGAPVRWLHQVV from the coding sequence GTGACGACTCGTGGCGTTCTGTACGTTCACGCCGCTACGTCGGCTTTGTGCCCACACATTGAGTGGGCAGTGGCCGGCGCTCTTGGTGTGCGCGTGAAGCTGGACTGGAGCGCGCAGCCGGCCGCACCCGGGATGTACCGCGCCGAGCTGTCCTGGCAGGGTGCCTCCGGCACCGGGGCCAAGATCGCGTCGGCGCTGCGCGGGTGGATGCACCTGCGCTTCGAGGTGACCGAGGAGCCGAGCCTCGGCTGCGAGGGCGCGCGCTACTCCTACACCCCGGAGCTCGGCGTCTTCCACGCGGTGACCGGCGTCCACGGCGACATCATGATCCCCGAGGACCGCATCAAGGCCGCCGTCGTGAAGGCGTCTCTGGGTGAGGTCGACCTCGAGGAGGAGCTGCGCCGGCTGCTCGGCGCGCCGTGGGACGAGGAGCTCGAGCCGTTCCGCTATGCGGGCGACGGAGCGCCGGTCCGGTGGCTTCACCAGGTCGTCTGA
- a CDS encoding M81 family metallopeptidase: MRLAVLGLYHEANTFSPLLADRALFTAGGVFRGQQIVDEYAGSSTTIGGYLRAASRLGAEAVPLTFGYVNPIGPIVADAFEWLAGEMLGELERGGPWDGVLLNLHGAAVAEHLPDADAELATRVRAVVGPDVAIGAVLDLHANVSQPLVDALTVTLVYQTNPHVDAARQAERCAELVVRTARREIAPVQALEPLPLVVNIARQDTGEEPMASLVAAAEGVAAQPGMLWAGVVEGFPYADVPHVGMSCLAVHDGDRLAAEQAARELAEAVWARRDDLQARGHTVEEALDLAEREAAPVVLLDVGDNIGAGAPGDSTVILAAALRRGLRSLVQTLWDPDAVRVCAAAGAGGEVALTVGARHRHSAGDPVPVKGRVRVISDGRFEDPAPTHGGFRWFDMGPTAVLETAEGPTLVLTSRQTMNSSRRQLTALGLDPAAFQVIVAKGVNSPRAAYAPIASRLVVVDTDGITAMGLERFTYRNRRRPIHPFEPASYPPR, from the coding sequence GTGCGTCTCGCGGTGCTGGGCCTCTACCACGAGGCCAACACGTTCTCGCCCTTGCTGGCCGACCGTGCGCTGTTCACGGCCGGCGGCGTCTTCCGCGGCCAGCAGATCGTCGACGAGTACGCGGGCTCGTCGACCACGATCGGCGGCTATCTTCGGGCCGCGTCGCGGCTCGGTGCCGAGGCGGTTCCGCTCACGTTCGGCTACGTCAACCCCATCGGACCGATCGTGGCCGACGCGTTCGAATGGCTGGCCGGCGAGATGCTCGGCGAGCTCGAGCGCGGCGGACCGTGGGACGGCGTGCTGCTGAACCTGCACGGCGCCGCGGTCGCGGAGCACCTGCCCGATGCCGACGCGGAACTGGCCACGCGGGTGCGCGCGGTCGTCGGTCCCGACGTGGCCATCGGTGCCGTCCTGGACCTGCACGCCAACGTCTCGCAGCCGCTCGTCGACGCGCTCACCGTCACGCTGGTCTACCAGACCAACCCGCACGTCGATGCCGCCCGGCAGGCCGAGCGCTGTGCGGAGTTGGTCGTCCGGACCGCTCGTCGCGAGATCGCTCCGGTCCAGGCGTTGGAGCCGCTGCCGCTGGTGGTGAACATCGCCCGCCAGGACACCGGCGAGGAGCCGATGGCGTCGCTGGTCGCGGCCGCCGAGGGCGTCGCGGCGCAGCCGGGCATGCTGTGGGCCGGGGTGGTCGAGGGGTTCCCGTACGCCGACGTGCCGCACGTCGGCATGTCCTGCCTCGCGGTACACGACGGCGACCGGCTCGCCGCCGAGCAGGCGGCACGAGAGCTGGCCGAGGCGGTGTGGGCCCGCCGCGACGACCTGCAAGCCCGCGGGCACACGGTCGAGGAGGCACTGGACCTCGCCGAACGCGAGGCCGCGCCGGTGGTGCTGCTGGACGTCGGCGACAACATCGGGGCCGGCGCGCCGGGCGACTCCACCGTCATCCTCGCCGCCGCCCTGCGCCGAGGGCTGCGGTCGCTCGTGCAGACGCTCTGGGACCCCGACGCGGTACGGGTCTGCGCGGCGGCCGGGGCCGGCGGCGAGGTCGCTCTCACCGTCGGCGCCCGGCATCGGCACTCGGCCGGCGACCCCGTGCCGGTCAAGGGCCGGGTGCGGGTGATCTCGGACGGGCGGTTCGAGGATCCCGCGCCGACGCACGGCGGGTTCCGCTGGTTCGACATGGGTCCGACCGCGGTCCTCGAGACCGCCGAGGGGCCGACGTTGGTGCTGACCTCGCGGCAGACGATGAACAGCAGCCGGCGGCAGCTGACCGCGTTGGGCCTCGACCCGGCGGCCTTCCAGGTGATCGTCGCCAAGGGGGTCAACAGCCCGCGCGCGGCGTATGCGCCGATCGCGTCCCGGCTGGTCGTCGTCGACACCGATGGCATCACGGCGATGGGGCTCGAGCGGTTCACTTACCGAAACCGCCGACGCCCGATCCATCCATTCGAGCCGGCGAGCTATCCGCCGAGGTAG
- a CDS encoding glycosyltransferase family protein: MVDSLACAADWLRAGPTVVCYGDIVVSPAAVRAVAASPAAIAVAYDPQWLGQWADRFADPLTDAETFRLAPDGTIADIGNTPHSIDDVAGQYLGLLKLTPDGWAAIAAALPELAPGERRDMTALLYRLITTQAATVTAVAVPGPWWEFDAPHDLTAGRPVIEQLDRLLA; encoded by the coding sequence ATGGTCGACTCGCTGGCCTGTGCCGCGGACTGGCTGCGCGCCGGCCCGACGGTGGTCTGCTACGGCGACATCGTGGTCTCCCCGGCCGCCGTCCGCGCCGTCGCGGCCAGCCCGGCCGCCATCGCCGTCGCCTACGACCCGCAGTGGCTGGGCCAGTGGGCCGACCGCTTCGCCGACCCGCTGACCGACGCCGAGACCTTCCGGCTGGCGCCCGACGGCACCATCGCCGACATCGGCAACACCCCGCACTCGATCGACGACGTCGCGGGCCAGTACCTCGGGCTGCTCAAGCTCACCCCGGACGGCTGGGCCGCCATCGCCGCCGCCCTGCCGGAGCTGGCGCCCGGGGAACGCCGCGACATGACCGCGCTCCTCTACCGGCTCATCACGACCCAGGCGGCGACGGTGACCGCGGTCGCGGTGCCCGGGCCCTGGTGGGAGTTCGACGCACCGCACGACCTCACCGCGGGCCGGCCGGTCATCGAGCAGCTCGACCGGCTGCTGGCCTAG